The Vibrio cyclitrophicus sequence CTCAGCATCTAGTGGTCTTGGGACAACTCCCTCGGCAGCACGTTCTTCGACGTGTTTACGGTAGGCTTCAAGCACGACTTTTTTCCTCTCATTGCGGTTCACTTCTTACCTTCATAATTATTAGTAAAATAAAGAAGTGAACATCCTTGGAAACTTGGCTCTCCATTGCCATTTTTGTCATTCAATTTGTATTGATGAGCGGCATCATAGAGGCCAAACTGTGGGCGGTAGAATAGCAAATTTAACGTTAAATTAAAATCTTATCATTTTGACCAACATAGCAAGTTAAGACGAAAGTCCCACTATTTTTGCCTAATTACGCACTTAAATGGCGACTCTACGCATGATTATTTGTAGGAAGTACCTACAATCAGATACACCGAATCGAAGTTATCTTCAGTTCGGCCATAAGCTAAAATGATCGGCCCGATTGGCGAATCGACACCCGCGAAAACAGAACCCGCGGTGTACATTGGCGCCTCATCAATACTCAAATCATTGTTCGACCAAACGCCACCATGCTCAATGGATGCACCCACGTAGAATGGTGATTCAAAGAGGCCGAAGTCATTTTCAAACCACTTATAACGATAGATAAGGCTGGTATAGGCCAAGTTCTGACCTATCATACTATTCCTTGGAATACCTGACAGGTTTAAAAAGCCACCGAGTTCTTTAGGGGCAACAGGAAAAATCGAGTTTTTACTTTCTACAATACCGTAATCAAGCTTTGCGACTAAAGTATGCTTATCGATACTCTTTGCAGCCATTAAATTAGCCGAAAACTCATAAACAGTATCGCTCTCAGACGTCAACTCTGTTTCGTTAATAGAAGTATCATTCTGAAAGTCATCATGAGAAACAAGGTACTCTAAATCGACAAAGTAACCCTTGGTCGGTAAGCTGAAATTATCCAAAGTATCCAATCGGTAACCCATGAAGCCACCAATACGCTTGTAACCACCATTGCCCAATGAAGGTAACGAAGAAACCTCAACATCCCCATCAGTATAACGAACACCAAATTTCAGCTCCTGCCACAAGGTCGGTTGATAGCCTAATGCCAATTCACCGACATATTCACTATACGTCATAGGGAGATAATCTTTCGTTACGTCCAGTGTCGGCTCTTCAATATCATCAATATTTGCGGGTAGGTTTCTGTTCTCTTTGCTGTAAACAACCGATGCCGAAGTAAACAGCTTTTGACTCGAAAAGAATGGCGAGTAAAGTTCCGCTTCAATTCGTTTGTCCGTTCCCATCTCGATATTGGTTCTTAACTCTGCACCATGCTTATTAATATCAGTAAAGTTGGCTGAAACACCGATCGAGTACTGACTGGTAGTAGAGAAATCATCTTCAAGAAAGAATCGAAAGTTGAGATAGTTTGGACCCCAAGATTTTTCGTTCACATCGACCTTTAGTTGATCCTCGCCATCCACGGTGTCAAATTCATAAGTCACCAACTCGAATCTATCTAACGCATAGAGGTCTTGCACTTTAGATTCAATTTCACTGGTCTTTAAGATCTTACCTGAATCAAGGTTTAAGCGATTTTCGAGCAACTTATCTGAGTAGTGGGTATTGTTGTTGATAACAACCCGGTCAACGACGGTCTTATCGCCGTGTTTTAGCTGTCTGCGTGCTTTTTGTTTATCCTCTATATAATGTTGATAATCGGCATTTGAGAGCGATAGCTTGGAAAGTTCATCAGTATGCTGCTTGGCGGCTTCATAACCAGCTAGGAAAGCCGATGGCATTTTATCAAAGTCAGTCGTCTCCATTTCCCCAACATCAGGGCGCAGGAAGACGTCATCGTCTGTTAGTGTTTCAGCTTGCTCTTGGGTGCTGCGTTGAACAAGATAATTAGAGAGTTGGTCAGCTGCGGCAAGAAAATTCGTAAAATCATCTTTGCCTTTGTAGTTGGTACTGATATCCACCGCAATGACGATGTCTGCTCCCATCGCTCTGGCAACGTCGACTGGCATGTTATTGGTGACACCACCATCAACTAGCATTCGACCATCTAGGGCATAAGGGGGAAGAGCTCCAGGAACTGACATACTGGCCATCATGGCATCAACAAGGTGACCATGGTCGATGACCACCTCTTCAAGTTCTATGATGTCGGTTGCGACAGAACGGTATGGGATAGCAAGGTTGTCGAAAGAGTCGAAAGAAGATAGATTTCCGGTGGTCTCACGCAAAATACGCAACATATTCTGGCCTTGAACCACACCTTTTCTCGCTTTGATTTCACCCCAACCTAAACCGAGGTCGGTGTTCAATTGATAGCGATCTTCATACTCTTTATCACGCACACGGCGATCACTACGGTTAACGCGATCGCGATAGCCGCGATTCCAATCCACCGTATAGATAAAACTTTCAATCTCGTCCGCGCTCATCCCTGTCGCATAAAGACCACCAACGTAGGCGCCCATACTTGTACCAGTGATGTAATCGACCGGGATTTGCATCTCTTCTAACGCTTTAAGCACACCGATGTGGGCAGCACCTTTCGCTCCCCCACCAGCAAGAACGACAGCGACGGTTGGCCTTTTATGAGCTTGTGCAAGTTCAACGTGTTCTGATGAATCAACCTTCGCCACAGTTGCTGCAAACAGTTGAAAACTGATCACTGTACCGACAACACCTAAGCTGC is a genomic window containing:
- a CDS encoding patatin-like phospholipase family protein, yielding MISRWLVSSLGVVGTVISFQLFAATVAKVDSSEHVELAQAHKRPTVAVVLAGGGAKGAAHIGVLKALEEMQIPVDYITGTSMGAYVGGLYATGMSADEIESFIYTVDWNRGYRDRVNRSDRRVRDKEYEDRYQLNTDLGLGWGEIKARKGVVQGQNMLRILRETTGNLSSFDSFDNLAIPYRSVATDIIELEEVVIDHGHLVDAMMASMSVPGALPPYALDGRMLVDGGVTNNMPVDVARAMGADIVIAVDISTNYKGKDDFTNFLAAADQLSNYLVQRSTQEQAETLTDDDVFLRPDVGEMETTDFDKMPSAFLAGYEAAKQHTDELSKLSLSNADYQHYIEDKQKARRQLKHGDKTVVDRVVINNNTHYSDKLLENRLNLDSGKILKTSEIESKVQDLYALDRFELVTYEFDTVDGEDQLKVDVNEKSWGPNYLNFRFFLEDDFSTTSQYSIGVSANFTDINKHGAELRTNIEMGTDKRIEAELYSPFFSSQKLFTSASVVYSKENRNLPANIDDIEEPTLDVTKDYLPMTYSEYVGELALGYQPTLWQELKFGVRYTDGDVEVSSLPSLGNGGYKRIGGFMGYRLDTLDNFSLPTKGYFVDLEYLVSHDDFQNDTSINETELTSESDTVYEFSANLMAAKSIDKHTLVAKLDYGIVESKNSIFPVAPKELGGFLNLSGIPRNSMIGQNLAYTSLIYRYKWFENDFGLFESPFYVGASIEHGGVWSNNDLSIDEAPMYTAGSVFAGVDSPIGPIILAYGRTEDNFDSVYLIVGTSYK